In Lacrimispora indolis DSM 755, a genomic segment contains:
- a CDS encoding UbiX family flavin prenyltransferase yields the protein MKQYVVGITGASGSIYGLRTIEALLEAGARVRLILTETGEKVIAYETGREPGEWIAEFKARFSDLLILEDNKDLFSAAASGSHLADGMVIAPCSMSKLAHIAAGITPDLLTRAADVALKQRRPLVVMPRETPLSQIHLKNMLTLAECGAFIVPAMPAFYQKPKCLDDMADFMAGRVLDCLGVENHRYARWKEKC from the coding sequence ATGAAACAATATGTTGTTGGAATTACAGGCGCAAGCGGCAGCATTTACGGTCTTCGGACAATAGAAGCCCTGCTTGAGGCCGGAGCCAGGGTACGGCTCATCCTGACGGAAACCGGAGAAAAGGTCATTGCTTACGAGACCGGACGGGAGCCAGGAGAATGGATCGCAGAATTTAAGGCGCGTTTCTCAGACCTGCTTATACTGGAGGATAACAAGGACCTGTTTTCTGCGGCCGCCAGCGGTTCCCATCTGGCGGATGGAATGGTCATTGCGCCCTGCTCCATGTCAAAGCTGGCCCACATTGCGGCCGGCATTACCCCGGACTTACTTACACGGGCCGCTGATGTGGCATTAAAGCAGCGCCGGCCTCTGGTGGTGATGCCCAGAGAAACGCCCCTGTCCCAGATTCATTTAAAAAACATGCTGACTCTGGCAGAGTGCGGTGCATTCATCGTTCCCGCCATGCCTGCCTTTTATCAGAAACCCAAATGCCTTGATGACATGGCGGATTTCATGGCCGGTCGGGTACTGGACTGCTTAGGAGTAGAAAACCACCGGTATGCCAGATGGAAAGAAAAATGTTAG
- a CDS encoding ABC transporter ATP-binding protein: MGVAISIENTVKRFGKDTIINGLSLDIKPGEFFTLLGPSGCGKTTLLRMIIGFNSIEGGEIKVDEKVINNIPTNKRNMGMVFQNYAIFPHMTVRDNVAFGLKNRKMPASQIEAQVDEILKIVKIDHLKNRMPAKLSGGQQQRVALARAIVIHPEVLLMDEPLSNLDAKLRVEMRNAIKRIQQQIGITTVYVTHDQEEALAVSDRIAVMNGGVIQQIDTPKNIYQRPANLFVSTFIGLSNILSGKISKKNGHTSIQIQDYAVPMDQLSQDVKDGQNIKVSIRPEEFIINQADGAGIPATVKSSVFLGITTHYFVVLADGQEIEVIQNSDIWDIIPEGSQIRLAVQPQKINIYTEDGNRNLVIRRDQL; this comes from the coding sequence ATGGGAGTTGCGATCAGTATAGAAAATACAGTAAAACGTTTTGGAAAAGATACCATTATCAATGGATTATCACTGGATATTAAACCAGGGGAGTTCTTCACCCTGCTGGGACCATCCGGCTGCGGCAAGACAACCCTGCTTCGTATGATCATCGGCTTTAACAGCATCGAGGGCGGTGAAATCAAGGTAGACGAAAAAGTAATCAATAACATCCCCACCAACAAACGAAACATGGGTATGGTATTCCAGAACTATGCCATTTTTCCTCACATGACAGTCAGGGATAATGTGGCTTTTGGACTGAAAAACAGAAAAATGCCTGCATCACAAATCGAGGCCCAAGTGGATGAAATCTTAAAGATCGTAAAAATCGACCATTTAAAAAACCGTATGCCAGCCAAACTGTCAGGCGGTCAGCAGCAGCGTGTCGCCCTCGCACGTGCAATCGTCATCCATCCCGAAGTTCTCCTCATGGATGAGCCGCTGTCAAACCTGGATGCAAAGCTTCGTGTGGAAATGAGAAATGCCATTAAACGCATTCAGCAGCAGATCGGCATCACCACGGTTTATGTAACTCATGACCAGGAGGAGGCTCTTGCCGTATCGGACCGCATTGCTGTCATGAACGGCGGTGTCATCCAACAGATCGATACGCCTAAGAACATCTATCAGCGTCCCGCAAACTTATTTGTATCCACCTTTATCGGCTTATCCAATATCCTGTCCGGTAAAATATCGAAAAAAAACGGCCATACCTCCATTCAAATTCAGGATTATGCCGTGCCCATGGATCAGTTAAGCCAGGATGTAAAAGACGGACAGAATATCAAGGTATCCATCCGCCCCGAAGAATTCATCATCAACCAGGCAGACGGCGCCGGCATTCCTGCAACAGTAAAAAGCAGTGTATTTCTCGGCATTACCACCCATTATTTTGTTGTCCTGGCTGACGGTCAGGAAATCGAAGTCATTCAGAATTCTGATATCTGGGATATCATTCCGGAAGGTTCTCAGATCCGCCTTGCTGTGCAGCCTCAAAAGATCAACATTTATACGGAAGACGGAAATAGAAATCTTGTGATAAGGAGGGACCAGTTATGA
- a CDS encoding ABC transporter substrate-binding protein, with translation MNKTGKKAINHSLLGNRKILTLLLCGAAAALLGGCTGKAKAPVDTTVHLGVMYSSDIVPLTIITEQGLDKKYGFQLDMQVFSSAKDRDAALQAGKLDGVFTDFIGLCMYQNAELDVKATGCTDGDYVLLAGKDTGITSLEDASGKSIAISENTLIEYSLDYILNNAGLDDTYLDKQVVPRIPDRLEMLRNGKIDLVLLPEPFSTLAIKDGAVVLGSANTDGLYPAVSAFTKKAIDEKSDTLQKMYQAYDEAVDYLNNIPLKEYEAVIIKGAGYPEELTGAIKLPVYRKNELPKATDLQAAVEWAAKKGLCSPELKPDQLIGELK, from the coding sequence ATGAATAAAACAGGAAAAAAAGCGATAAATCATTCCCTCTTGGGAAACAGAAAAATCCTCACTCTGCTGCTGTGCGGCGCAGCAGCTGCCCTTCTTGGCGGCTGTACCGGTAAGGCAAAGGCTCCGGTTGACACCACCGTTCATTTAGGCGTTATGTACTCTTCCGACATTGTGCCCCTTACCATCATCACGGAACAGGGACTTGATAAAAAATACGGATTTCAGCTGGATATGCAGGTATTTTCTTCTGCAAAAGACCGGGATGCAGCACTTCAGGCAGGGAAATTAGACGGGGTATTTACAGATTTTATCGGCCTTTGCATGTATCAGAATGCCGAACTGGACGTAAAGGCCACCGGATGCACGGACGGGGATTATGTGCTGCTGGCCGGAAAAGATACTGGGATCACCTCCCTGGAAGATGCATCAGGAAAAAGCATTGCAATTTCGGAAAACACGCTGATCGAATATTCTCTTGACTATATTTTAAATAATGCAGGGTTGGATGACACGTACCTGGACAAGCAGGTTGTGCCGCGGATTCCTGACAGGCTTGAAATGCTGCGAAACGGCAAGATAGACCTGGTTCTTCTGCCTGAACCATTTTCCACCCTGGCCATCAAGGATGGTGCCGTGGTCCTGGGAAGCGCCAACACCGATGGACTGTATCCGGCCGTATCTGCATTTACAAAGAAAGCCATCGACGAGAAGTCCGATACCCTCCAAAAGATGTATCAGGCATACGACGAGGCGGTTGATTATCTTAACAACATACCCCTTAAAGAATATGAAGCCGTTATCATCAAGGGTGCCGGCTATCCTGAAGAGCTTACCGGAGCTATCAAGCTTCCGGTATACCGGAAAAACGAATTGCCAAAAGCAACTGACTTACAGGCTGCTGTGGAGTGGGCGGCAAAGAAAGGGCTGTGCAGCCCTGAGTTAAAGCCTGATCAGCTGATCGGAGAACTGAAATAA
- a CDS encoding ATP-binding cassette domain-containing protein, with product MLEMKDISVIYEKGGIHKVIDQMSWKLETGTVLAVAGPSGCGKSTMIHSLAGILPYEGSITLDGTGLDPKTCSIGLIPQNYGLLPWKTVRENCLFTAKIRGNIRDMETRLSGLCKELGIDGLSDRYPGTLSGGQAQRVALARAFLMDPKLLLMDEPFAALDIGASLAARELFLRIWKEKKPTTVIVTHRVEDALYLAHKIAVMERGGGFNFFGTNPWQGIIRPSEAAYGELAQHITEKIIKADEI from the coding sequence ATGCTGGAAATGAAAGACATTTCCGTCATATATGAAAAAGGCGGGATACATAAGGTAATTGACCAGATGTCCTGGAAGCTGGAGACAGGAACAGTCCTGGCTGTAGCGGGTCCCTCCGGCTGCGGAAAATCCACCATGATCCACTCCCTGGCCGGAATCCTGCCCTATGAGGGTTCCATCACCCTGGATGGAACCGGCCTTGATCCCAAAACATGTTCGATTGGACTGATCCCGCAGAATTACGGTCTTCTTCCCTGGAAAACAGTAAGGGAAAACTGCCTTTTCACTGCGAAAATCAGAGGAAACATAAGGGACATGGAAACACGGCTTTCCGGCCTGTGCAAGGAACTGGGAATTGACGGACTATCAGACCGGTACCCTGGCACATTAAGCGGCGGCCAGGCGCAGCGTGTGGCCCTGGCAAGGGCCTTTCTCATGGATCCGAAGCTTCTCCTGATGGACGAACCCTTCGCAGCCCTGGATATTGGGGCCTCTTTGGCCGCAAGAGAGCTGTTTCTGCGCATCTGGAAGGAAAAAAAGCCTACAACAGTGATCGTCACCCACCGGGTAGAGGACGCCCTTTATCTTGCTCATAAAATCGCAGTTATGGAACGGGGCGGCGGCTTCAATTTCTTCGGCACCAATCCATGGCAAGGCATAATTCGTCCTTCAGAAGCAGCCTATGGGGAACTAGCACAGCATATCACGGAGAAAATCATAAAGGCGGATGAGATATGA
- a CDS encoding extracellular solute-binding protein, translated as MKKTALLSAVILAMTLTATACSSGKQADTKAPADTGKTEAAAQTPEEEEPVLVVYTARGESLNNAVIPEFEKDTGIKVEVVVAGTGELLKRAQSEKANPLGDIFWVADQTMLSASKDLFMEYVSSEDSNMIDAFKNTTGYFTPAFADPTVMIVNKDLKGDMKIEGFEDLLNPELKGKIAFGDPVNSSSAFQSLLAILYGMGKDGDPLSDEAWAYVDKFITNLDGKMSNSSSQVYKGVAEGEYVVGLTWEDPAANYVKEGAAVEVVFPVEGAIFPGESVQILKDCKHPENAKKFVDYMLSEKIQNAVGSTLTVRPLRKDATLADYMKPQNEIKLFDNYDEGWVAEHKLEITNRFSEHLETSMD; from the coding sequence ATGAAGAAAACAGCACTATTATCAGCAGTCATATTAGCCATGACACTGACAGCCACCGCCTGCAGCTCCGGGAAACAGGCAGATACAAAAGCACCGGCTGACACCGGAAAAACCGAAGCCGCCGCTCAGACACCAGAAGAGGAAGAACCGGTTTTAGTAGTCTATACCGCCCGCGGCGAATCATTAAACAATGCCGTGATTCCGGAATTTGAAAAGGATACCGGCATAAAAGTCGAGGTGGTAGTAGCCGGCACCGGAGAGCTTTTAAAGAGAGCTCAGTCAGAAAAGGCCAATCCTCTTGGGGATATCTTCTGGGTTGCTGACCAGACCATGTTATCCGCTTCCAAAGACTTATTCATGGAATATGTATCATCCGAAGACAGCAACATGATCGATGCATTCAAAAATACCACCGGTTACTTTACCCCTGCATTTGCAGATCCTACGGTTATGATCGTAAACAAAGACTTAAAGGGCGACATGAAGATCGAGGGATTCGAAGATTTATTAAATCCGGAATTAAAAGGAAAAATTGCCTTTGGCGATCCTGTAAACTCCAGTTCCGCATTCCAGTCATTGCTGGCTATACTTTACGGCATGGGCAAAGACGGCGATCCCCTTTCAGACGAAGCGTGGGCTTATGTAGACAAGTTCATCACCAACTTAGACGGAAAGATGAGCAACAGCTCCAGCCAGGTATATAAAGGCGTTGCTGAGGGCGAATATGTGGTTGGCTTAACCTGGGAAGATCCTGCTGCCAACTATGTCAAGGAAGGTGCCGCAGTAGAAGTTGTATTCCCGGTTGAAGGAGCCATATTCCCCGGTGAGTCTGTACAGATTTTAAAAGACTGCAAACATCCGGAAAATGCAAAGAAATTTGTAGATTACATGCTGTCTGAAAAGATCCAGAATGCAGTCGGTTCCACACTTACCGTACGGCCGCTGAGAAAAGATGCCACTCTGGCTGACTATATGAAACCTCAAAACGAAATAAAATTATTTGATAATTACGATGAGGGCTGGGTGGCAGAACACAAATTAGAAATCACCAATCGGTTCAGCGAGCACTTGGAAACATCCATGGATTAA
- a CDS encoding ABC transporter permease, translated as MRKKMWVFLKGFLLVNLLWFFLAAFLSTSVLPGPLTVYGRFDQVMSGKLWLHVGASLGRVGAGLSIALLTGIPLGLVMASSTIANRLLHPLVYFSYPIPKTALLPVCMLLLGLGNGSKILIIVLTTVFQVIVAVRDAADHIDQGIYYVAKSAGANKRSILKDITLPAVLPELFTSIRIGTGTSLAILLIVEAYGTRWGMGYYILDAWSRINYIQMYGGIVVMSVVGSALFWILDGLQWTLCKSTR; from the coding sequence ATGAGAAAGAAAATGTGGGTCTTTTTAAAGGGATTTTTACTTGTAAATCTGCTCTGGTTCTTTCTTGCAGCCTTTCTGTCCACTTCGGTGCTGCCCGGCCCTCTCACGGTTTACGGCAGATTTGACCAGGTGATGAGCGGAAAGCTCTGGCTTCATGTGGGGGCCAGCTTAGGCCGTGTGGGAGCGGGTTTGTCCATTGCCCTTCTCACCGGCATTCCTTTAGGCCTTGTCATGGCATCTTCCACCATTGCCAACCGCCTCCTTCATCCTTTGGTTTACTTTTCCTATCCGATTCCAAAGACAGCTCTGCTGCCTGTCTGTATGCTGCTTTTAGGCCTTGGTAACGGCTCTAAGATCCTCATCATCGTTCTGACCACAGTATTCCAGGTCATTGTAGCTGTCCGGGATGCCGCAGACCATATTGATCAGGGAATTTATTATGTGGCAAAAAGCGCCGGCGCCAATAAGAGAAGCATCTTAAAAGATATCACCCTGCCTGCGGTACTTCCGGAGCTGTTCACCAGCATCCGGATCGGGACAGGAACCTCTTTAGCCATTCTTTTAATTGTAGAAGCCTACGGAACCCGGTGGGGAATGGGTTACTACATCCTGGATGCGTGGTCCAGAATTAACTATATTCAGATGTACGGCGGCATAGTTGTCATGTCAGTGGTTGGATCAGCATTATTCTGGATATTGGACGGGCTTCAGTGGACCTTGTGCAAAAGCACAAGGTAA
- a CDS encoding ABC transporter permease — MRYAGEKKFNIWIAMALGILCLFLIFVVYPLILILYKSVLSEDGSFSLAYFGKFFARKYYRSTLVNSFKVTIVSTLLAAALGLVMAYILRSVRIKGSKFLNILIVMSYLSPPFIGAYAWIQLLGRNGFITRILNDLFQVKLNGIYGFTGIVLVFSLQSFPLVYMYISGALKNLDNSLNEAAESLGCSAVQRVLQVIVPLVMPTLLASSLLVFMRVFSDFGTPMLIGEGYKTFPVLMYSQFMGEVSTDDHFAAALCVIIIGITLVLFFFQRYLGNRYTYSMTALKPMEAEHCSGLKNILSHLFVYLVVLIATLPQLTVIFTSFLATGGGSVYTGGFSLDNYRNTLFSKNNNGAIFNTYLFGLCAIAVVVVLGILISYLTVRKKSFLTNILDTVTMFPYIIPGSVLGISFLYAFNTKPFLLSGTALIIVISLSIRRMPYTIRSSTAIIGQISPSVEEAAISLGCSETKSFIKITVPMMMSGVLSGAIMSWITLISELSSSIILYTSKTQTLTVAIYAEVIRSNFGNAAAYSTILTLTSILSLLLFFKITGSNDISI, encoded by the coding sequence ATGAGATATGCAGGCGAAAAAAAGTTCAATATCTGGATTGCTATGGCACTGGGGATTCTCTGCCTTTTTCTCATCTTCGTAGTTTACCCCTTGATTCTCATATTATATAAGAGTGTGCTTTCCGAAGATGGCTCCTTCAGTCTTGCATATTTCGGTAAATTCTTTGCCAGAAAATATTACCGGAGCACACTGGTAAACAGTTTTAAGGTCACCATTGTTTCCACCCTGCTGGCGGCTGCTCTAGGTCTGGTCATGGCATATATCCTGCGAAGTGTGCGGATCAAAGGAAGTAAGTTTTTAAATATCCTGATCGTCATGTCCTATCTTTCTCCGCCGTTTATCGGAGCTTATGCCTGGATCCAGTTATTGGGACGCAATGGCTTTATCACCAGGATCTTAAACGACCTGTTTCAGGTGAAGTTAAACGGTATTTATGGATTTACAGGAATTGTTCTGGTTTTTTCTCTTCAATCCTTTCCACTGGTTTATATGTATATCTCCGGTGCTCTTAAAAACCTGGATAACTCCTTAAATGAAGCCGCCGAAAGCCTTGGCTGCAGTGCCGTTCAGAGAGTGCTGCAAGTGATCGTGCCGCTGGTCATGCCCACCTTGCTTGCCAGCTCCCTTCTGGTATTTATGAGAGTGTTCTCGGACTTTGGTACCCCTATGCTGATCGGTGAAGGTTATAAGACATTTCCGGTTCTGATGTACAGCCAGTTTATGGGCGAAGTCAGTACGGATGACCATTTTGCTGCTGCACTCTGTGTGATTATCATCGGCATCACACTGGTGTTATTCTTCTTCCAGCGCTATCTTGGAAACCGTTATACCTATTCCATGACAGCATTAAAGCCCATGGAAGCAGAACATTGCTCTGGTCTTAAAAATATATTATCCCACCTGTTTGTATACCTGGTTGTCCTCATCGCCACCCTTCCCCAGCTTACCGTTATTTTTACCTCCTTCCTGGCTACCGGAGGCGGAAGCGTGTATACCGGCGGATTCTCTCTTGATAACTACCGGAACACACTGTTTTCCAAGAATAACAACGGCGCTATTTTCAACACTTATTTATTCGGGCTGTGTGCCATTGCTGTCGTTGTGGTCCTGGGAATTTTGATCTCGTACTTAACTGTACGGAAAAAATCATTTTTAACTAATATCCTTGATACGGTCACCATGTTCCCATACATTATACCAGGCTCTGTACTGGGTATCTCATTTTTATATGCATTTAACACAAAACCGTTTCTCCTCAGCGGTACTGCCCTCATTATCGTCATCTCACTGTCCATCCGGCGTATGCCCTACACCATCCGTTCCAGTACTGCCATTATCGGCCAGATCAGCCCCAGTGTGGAGGAAGCCGCCATCAGTCTGGGCTGTTCAGAGACGAAATCTTTTATAAAAATCACAGTTCCAATGATGATGTCCGGTGTATTATCCGGTGCCATCATGAGCTGGATCACCTTAATCAGTGAGCTGAGTTCCTCTATCATCCTCTATACCAGCAAGACCCAGACACTGACCGTAGCCATTTACGCAGAGGTCATCAGAAGCAACTTCGGAAATGCAGCTGCTTACTCCACCATCTTAACCCTGACCAGCATCCTATCGCTTCTTTTATTCTTCAAAATAACAGGCAGCAATGACATCAGCATATAG
- a CDS encoding sensor histidine kinase: protein MKSNQYKDYIKKSFIKYALSIISLLFVLVLLFLLVNVHWLISGFNKKNHSQLSGILDQQFLLYQQGLTNLSQDPDLLTALDSTDPAAITANNRLLYDFSNAQTIRSSFVLLNQSGRITSSNLFAGNQEIFLDSDIFRRMTSQMQEQPEKIFALPSRLNYAHGQAGDLILGKAVIKEGKLTGYLFFDLLDSYLYEIIRKYPLDDVIITDRYDNLIFSISRQQTDPMDKYPSGKYRMDWQEGNVVKVNGKHYHIQKSSLPGSSLILYSLVSTEYQKNLLYYGFIFMLTVGILLVIISLPVTEHITQKNLLAINELQKSIEQMGKGNMDYQLRTQVFDEFQKLDDAYRHMVMQREELLTYNNELSERKRIMEIKQLEEQFNPHFIFNVMETLRYEIMIDAAKASDMVQSFASLMRYSIHYGSTIVSLRTDIEYINDYLLLQKMRYNRRLKYHIDIPEELLEYRIPKLLLQPVVENSLVHGMKNTHSISITITGRVHGDLLELCVEDDGSGIDGERLASLRAGLESEDEYKEHIGLYNSHRVVRLLYGPGYGLTIESQPGSGTRVTVTMPADMEDYYV, encoded by the coding sequence ATGAAAAGTAACCAATACAAAGACTACATTAAAAAATCCTTTATCAAATACGCCCTTTCCATCATATCACTGCTGTTTGTGCTGGTGCTTTTATTCCTATTAGTCAATGTACATTGGCTGATCTCCGGCTTTAACAAAAAAAATCATTCCCAGTTATCCGGTATCTTAGATCAGCAGTTCCTGCTCTACCAGCAAGGCCTTACCAATCTTTCCCAAGATCCGGATCTATTAACCGCACTGGACAGCACAGACCCTGCCGCCATCACTGCAAATAACCGGCTACTTTATGACTTTTCCAATGCCCAGACAATCCGTTCATCCTTTGTGCTCCTAAACCAGAGCGGACGCATCACCAGCAGCAATCTGTTTGCCGGAAATCAGGAAATATTCCTTGACAGTGATATCTTTCGCCGCATGACCAGTCAGATGCAGGAACAGCCTGAAAAGATCTTCGCCCTGCCAAGCAGATTAAACTATGCCCATGGGCAGGCAGGAGATCTGATCCTTGGCAAAGCAGTAATAAAAGAGGGCAAACTTACCGGCTATCTGTTTTTTGATTTGCTGGATTCTTATCTTTACGAGATCATCCGCAAATATCCCCTGGATGATGTTATCATCACGGACCGGTATGATAACCTCATCTTTTCCATCAGCCGCCAGCAGACCGACCCCATGGACAAATACCCTTCCGGAAAATACCGGATGGACTGGCAGGAAGGAAATGTGGTAAAAGTAAATGGAAAACATTATCACATTCAAAAAAGTTCACTTCCCGGGAGCTCACTGATCTTATATTCACTTGTCTCCACTGAATACCAGAAGAATCTTTTATATTACGGTTTTATATTCATGCTTACCGTAGGAATCCTTCTGGTGATCATTTCGCTGCCTGTAACCGAACACATTACCCAGAAAAACCTGCTGGCCATCAATGAGCTTCAGAAATCCATTGAACAGATGGGAAAGGGCAACATGGACTATCAGCTCCGTACTCAGGTCTTTGATGAATTCCAGAAGCTGGATGATGCATACCGCCATATGGTAATGCAGCGGGAAGAATTGCTGACTTATAACAATGAGCTGTCCGAACGAAAGCGGATCATGGAAATCAAACAATTAGAAGAACAATTTAACCCTCACTTTATTTTCAATGTTATGGAGACCCTCCGTTATGAGATTATGATAGATGCTGCAAAAGCTTCTGATATGGTTCAGTCTTTCGCCAGCCTCATGCGCTACAGCATCCATTATGGCAGTACCATTGTCTCACTCAGAACCGATATTGAATATATCAATGATTATCTCCTGTTACAGAAAATGCGCTATAACCGGCGTTTGAAATATCATATTGACATTCCTGAAGAACTTCTGGAATACCGGATTCCCAAGCTGCTGCTCCAGCCGGTTGTGGAGAATTCCCTTGTTCACGGCATGAAAAATACCCACTCCATCTCCATTACGATCACAGGACGTGTGCATGGTGATCTGCTGGAGCTGTGTGTGGAGGACGACGGAAGCGGCATAGATGGGGAACGCCTTGCCAGTCTGCGGGCCGGGCTGGAGTCTGAAGACGAATATAAGGAGCATATCGGTCTTTATAATTCCCATCGTGTTGTCCGGCTGTTATATGGCCCTGGATACGGCCTGACAATCGAAAGCCAGCCAGGTTCCGGCACACGGGTCACTGTAACCATGCCGGCAGATATGGAGGATTATTATGTATAA
- a CDS encoding 4-hydroxybenzoate octaprenyltransferase: MGWIIGKIVNKLNEYGKLVMFSHTVFSLAFAAVSLLAVSGGRPDPKAVFWAALAFLSARTGANALNRVVDARIDAKNPRTAGRQIPQGQIGKKETLALVAVCFLVMVFSASRLNLLCLLLSPVALFLMTIYSYTKRFTWMCHLVLGVTCACAPVGAWLAVTGKFSLIPLFFGAANCLWTAGFDIIYGSQDYEFDKANGLHSIPVQFGVKGGLLISTLFHGAALLSLCIAGVLLYPQFGVLYGTGLGIIVILMVIQHRLVSPDHLENVNIASYSISQITSIVLLVFGTLDVYL, encoded by the coding sequence ATGGGATGGATCATTGGAAAAATAGTAAATAAATTAAATGAATACGGGAAGCTGGTCATGTTCAGCCATACCGTCTTCTCCCTGGCCTTTGCCGCAGTGTCCCTCCTTGCCGTGTCCGGCGGACGGCCTGATCCAAAGGCAGTGTTCTGGGCTGCCCTTGCCTTTTTAAGCGCCAGAACAGGGGCCAACGCACTAAACCGGGTGGTAGATGCCAGGATCGATGCAAAAAACCCCAGAACAGCAGGCCGCCAGATTCCCCAGGGACAGATCGGAAAAAAGGAAACCCTGGCTCTGGTGGCTGTCTGCTTTCTGGTGATGGTGTTCAGCGCCTCCCGTTTAAACCTGCTGTGCCTCCTCCTGTCCCCTGTGGCCCTGTTCCTGATGACGATCTATTCTTACACGAAACGCTTTACCTGGATGTGCCATCTGGTTCTGGGTGTCACATGCGCCTGCGCTCCTGTGGGAGCCTGGCTGGCGGTAACGGGAAAATTTTCCCTTATTCCCCTTTTCTTCGGTGCGGCCAACTGCCTCTGGACTGCTGGCTTTGATATTATCTACGGCTCCCAGGATTATGAATTTGACAAGGCAAACGGCCTTCACTCCATTCCGGTGCAGTTTGGCGTGAAAGGCGGATTGCTGATCAGCACTCTGTTCCATGGAGCTGCGCTGCTTAGCCTGTGTATCGCCGGGGTGCTGCTTTATCCGCAGTTTGGTGTCCTTTACGGAACAGGTTTAGGAATTATCGTAATCCTCATGGTGATCCAGCACCGGCTGGTATCACCGGATCACTTAGAAAATGTCAATATCGCGTCATACAGCATCAGCCAGATCACCAGTATCGTGCTTCTGGTTTTCGGGACTCTGGATGTATATTTATAA